In a genomic window of Mycolicibacter heraklionensis:
- a CDS encoding HRDC domain-containing protein has product MSEQTTEPATEEPEPTPLPHPAEGVPEVSVTRTQIGAAADLLAGGHGPFAVDAERASGFRYSNRAYLIQIRRAGAGTVLIDPVGAGEDPAALLRPVAEVLDDDEWILHAADQDLACLAEVGMWPKALYDTELAGRLAGFDRVNLAAMVQRLLGLGLAKGHGAADWSKRPLPADWLNYAALDVEVLIELRQAIAEVLSEQGKTDWAAQEFNHLRVTDFTTTTRRDRWRRTSGIHKVRDRRGLAAVRELWTVRDQIAARRDIAPGRILPDSAIIAAAVANPTTVDELLALPVFGGPKQRRSAATWLAALAAARDNPEPPEAGESTSGPPPPSRWARRKPEAAARLEASRAALTAVSEQVQVPTENLLTPDLVRRLCWDFKPATPNTAVVIEEFLAAGGARPWQRELTVPVLTAALGHP; this is encoded by the coding sequence ATGTCCGAGCAGACCACCGAACCGGCCACCGAAGAGCCCGAGCCGACACCGCTGCCGCATCCTGCGGAGGGGGTGCCGGAGGTGTCGGTCACCCGCACGCAGATCGGTGCCGCCGCCGATCTCCTGGCCGGCGGTCACGGCCCGTTCGCGGTGGATGCCGAGCGGGCATCAGGCTTCCGCTACTCCAACCGGGCCTACCTCATCCAGATCCGCCGTGCCGGTGCCGGGACGGTGCTGATCGATCCGGTCGGCGCCGGCGAGGATCCGGCTGCCCTGCTGCGCCCGGTTGCCGAGGTACTCGACGACGACGAGTGGATTCTGCACGCCGCCGACCAGGACCTGGCCTGCCTGGCCGAGGTCGGCATGTGGCCCAAAGCGTTGTACGACACCGAGCTGGCCGGGCGACTGGCCGGCTTCGACCGGGTGAACCTGGCCGCGATGGTTCAGCGACTGTTGGGGCTGGGTCTGGCCAAGGGGCACGGCGCCGCGGACTGGTCGAAGCGGCCGCTGCCGGCGGATTGGCTCAACTATGCGGCGCTCGACGTCGAGGTGCTCATCGAACTGCGCCAGGCGATCGCTGAGGTGCTGTCCGAGCAGGGCAAAACCGATTGGGCGGCACAGGAGTTCAATCACCTTCGAGTCACCGACTTCACCACCACGACGCGCCGGGACCGCTGGCGGCGCACGTCGGGCATCCACAAGGTGCGCGATCGGCGCGGCCTAGCCGCCGTCCGTGAGCTGTGGACGGTGCGCGACCAGATCGCAGCGCGCCGAGACATCGCGCCCGGACGCATCCTGCCCGACTCGGCGATCATCGCCGCGGCCGTCGCCAACCCGACCACCGTTGACGAGCTGCTCGCCCTGCCGGTCTTCGGCGGGCCCAAACAACGTCGCAGCGCGGCGACCTGGCTGGCGGCGCTGGCCGCGGCCCGCGACAACCCCGAGCCGCCGGAAGCCGGGGAGTCCACCAGCGGTCCACCGCCGCCGTCGCGCTGGGCGCGGCGCAAACCCGAGGCGGCCGCGCGGTTGGAGGCGTCCCGCGCCGCCCTGACTGCCGTGTCCGAACAGGTGCAGGTGCCGACCGAGAACCTGCTCACCCCCGACCTGGTGCGCCGACTGTGCTGGGACTTCAAACCGGCGACACCAAACACCGCGGTGGTGATCGAGGAGTTCCTGGCCGCCGGCGGCGCACGCCCCTGGCAACGTGAGCTGACGGTGCCGGTGCTGACGGCGGCTCTCGGCCACCCGTAG